The genomic window ACGACCATCTTTTTGTTCTTCTTCAGAAAGACTTGCAAATCGATCTTCAATTAAGCCACCTGTTCGATATATGGCACTCTCTGACGCGAAAATTTCTGTTGCCATCGACGCGAGCTTCTCTTGGATTAAACGGAAGGAAGCAATAGGTGTTTTAAATTGTTTACGCTCGGTTGCATAAGTTGCTGCAAGTTCTAGTGCAACTTTTGCACCACCAATGCACCCTACACCTAACTTATAACGTCCAATATTTAAAATGTTAAACGCGATAATATGGCCTCGACCAATTTCACCTAGTACATTTTCTACAGGAACGTTTGCATCCTCTAATACTAGTGTACGTGTCGATGACCCTTTAATACCCATTTTCTTTTCTTCAGGGCCAGTAGATACGCCATTAAATTCTTTTTCCACAATAAAAGCTGTAAATTTCTCACCATCAATTTTTGCATAAACAACAAATACATCTGCAAAAGCAGAGTTTGTAATCCACTGCTTTTCTCCATTTAGTACATAATGTGTTCCTTCTTCGTTTAAAACAGCAGTTGTTTTAGCTCCTAAAGCATCTGAGCCTGAGCTTGGCTCCGTTAGGGCATAGGCAGCAAATTTTTCACCTGTCGCAAGAGCCGGTAAATATTTTTTCTTCTGTTCATGCGAACCAAAGAACACAATTGGCAGCGTACCAATTCCTACGTGAGCGCCATGACTTAAACCAAATGCTCCGACTCGACTAAAGCGCTCTGATATAAGAGATGAGCTAATCTTATCTAGCCCAATACCACCATATTCTTCTGGCACATCCGCTCCGAGTAAGCCAAGCTCGCCTGCTTTTTTTAGTAATCGTGTTGTGTGTTGGAATTCATGATTTTCAATTGCGTCTACATACGGTTTCACATCTTTTTCAATGAAATCCTCTGTTGTCCGGGCAATCATCAACTGCTCTTCTGTAAAATCTTCCGGTGCAAAATAGTGTGATGCATCAATATCTTCTAGTAAAAAGCTGCCACCTTTTAATAAATTCCCTGTTGCTTCACTCATCTTTATTTCCTCCTCCAACGTTTAAATAAGTTCAAATACCCCTGCAGCACCCATTCCGCCACCAATACACATTGTCACAACACCAAACTGCTGACCGCTTCGCTTCATTTCATGGGCTAACGATAAGGTAAGTTTAGACCCTGTACATCCAAGTGGATGACCAAGTGCAATTGCGCCACCATTTACATTTACTTTGTCATGATCAAGACCAAGTGTGCGAATAATGGCTAGTGACTGGGATGCAAATGCCTCATTTAATTCAAACAAACCAATATCCTCTAACTGTAAACCAGCTTGACGAACGGCTTTCGGAATTGCTTCAATCGGTCCAATACCCATGACTTCCGGAGCTACACCTGCAACAGCGAAGCTTCGAAATGCAAGGAGTGGTGATAGTCCTCGCTCAAGGGCTTCTTCTTTTTCCATTAATAAAACGGCCGCTGCTCCGTCACTCATTTGGGAAGAGTTTCCTGCTGTAACTGTTCCTTTCAATTGAAACGCTGGTTTAAGCTTTGCAAGCCCCTCTATTGTTGTATCTGCTCTTACGCCTTCATCAACAGCCACCATTCGATCAAGGACACTTACTTTTCCATCTTCACCAAGTACGTGCTCTTCCACATGAACGGGTACGATTTCGTCGTCAAAATGTCCATTTTTCATCGCAATCGCAGCTCGACGGTGACTTTCAGTTGCAAATGCGTCTTGATCGGAACGACTAATATCGTATTGCCGAGCGACTTCTTCCGCTGTATACCCCATCGACATATAATATTCAGGCGCTTCATCAATTAGCTTCGGGTTTGGCTTCACAACGTGACCACCAATTGGAATCATACTCATTGATTCAGCTCCGCCAGCTACAATAATTTTACTTTGACCGAGCATAATACGCTCTGCACCGTACGCAATCGTTTGAAGTCCTGATGCGCAGTAACGATTAATGGTGACAGCAGGTACCGACTGCGGAATACCCGCTAACACACTTAAGTTACGCGCCATATTCATTCCTTGTTCTGCTTCAGGCATGGCACAACCAATAATGACATCTTCTATTTCATTCAGTTCTACGTTTCCAGCTCTGCGTATTGTCTCCTTTACTGCGGTGGCTCCTAGATCATCTGAACGTACATGGGCAAATGCACCTCGCTTCGCCTTTCCTACAGGCGTACGCGCACCTGACACAATGACAGCTTCTTTCACGCACTATCCCTCCTAATTACGTAATGGCTTTCCTTTAGCAAGCATATACTGCATACGTTGCTGCGATTTCGGCTCTCCGATCAAGCTAAGAAAAGCTTCTCGTTCTAAATCAAGTAAATACTGTTCATCCACAAGTGTTCCTTCTTTTAAACGACCACCAGAAAGAACGAAAGCAAGCTTCTTCGCAATCTTTAAATCATGTTCCGATGCATAGCCGCCCCACTTCATCATTTCTGCTCCTAGCATTAACGTTGCGTAACCAGCCTCTCCTGTAACAGGAATTTTCTTTTTCACTGGTGCTTTATAGCCACTGTTGTAAAGAGAAATCACTTTTTGCTTCGCTTCTTCATTTACAAAAAGATCATTCATCACAA from Shouchella hunanensis includes these protein-coding regions:
- a CDS encoding acyl-CoA dehydrogenase family protein produces the protein MSEATGNLLKGGSFLLEDIDASHYFAPEDFTEEQLMIARTTEDFIEKDVKPYVDAIENHEFQHTTRLLKKAGELGLLGADVPEEYGGIGLDKISSSLISERFSRVGAFGLSHGAHVGIGTLPIVFFGSHEQKKKYLPALATGEKFAAYALTEPSSGSDALGAKTTAVLNEEGTHYVLNGEKQWITNSAFADVFVVYAKIDGEKFTAFIVEKEFNGVSTGPEEKKMGIKGSSTRTLVLEDANVPVENVLGEIGRGHIIAFNILNIGRYKLGVGCIGGAKVALELAATYATERKQFKTPIASFRLIQEKLASMATEIFASESAIYRTGGLIEDRFASLSEEEQKDGRAVANAIAEYAIECSLNKFDGSETLDFVADEAVQIHGGYGFMAEYQVERIYRDSRINRIFEGTNEINRMLVPGTLLRKAMKGELPFLEKATALQEELMMLMPQEVGDEPLEQEKYLLGMAKKIFLMIAGTGAQKYGPELDKEQEILAVVADIVNDIYSLESVILRTEKAIQKSSVDAQNQKLLMTQVFAQEAINRIEANAKKALVHVEEGDTLRTMLSMLKKLTRHTPINVVGKKREIAKAVIAEKKFVV
- a CDS encoding acetyl-CoA C-acetyltransferase yields the protein MKEAVIVSGARTPVGKAKRGAFAHVRSDDLGATAVKETIRRAGNVELNEIEDVIIGCAMPEAEQGMNMARNLSVLAGIPQSVPAVTINRYCASGLQTIAYGAERIMLGQSKIIVAGGAESMSMIPIGGHVVKPNPKLIDEAPEYYMSMGYTAEEVARQYDISRSDQDAFATESHRRAAIAMKNGHFDDEIVPVHVEEHVLGEDGKVSVLDRMVAVDEGVRADTTIEGLAKLKPAFQLKGTVTAGNSSQMSDGAAAVLLMEKEEALERGLSPLLAFRSFAVAGVAPEVMGIGPIEAIPKAVRQAGLQLEDIGLFELNEAFASQSLAIIRTLGLDHDKVNVNGGAIALGHPLGCTGSKLTLSLAHEMKRSGQQFGVVTMCIGGGMGAAGVFELI